Proteins encoded within one genomic window of Pedobacter africanus:
- a CDS encoding MarR family winged helix-turn-helix transcriptional regulator — MKQQETIDYFLKVVWQNVSNTYNQIASGFGITQAIGYVLINIDKEGTAVSQLAALLGVKATSLSRMLNNMEELGLIYREASADDKRSVKVYLTPLGYEKRHMAKGVVIAFNEYLNKNLSTIEKNNLLLTLQKLNKLTLAYKIPDETIINTPPANLER, encoded by the coding sequence ATGAAACAACAGGAAACAATTGATTATTTTTTGAAGGTAGTTTGGCAGAACGTGTCCAATACATACAACCAGATTGCCTCAGGTTTTGGGATAACGCAGGCCATTGGCTACGTACTGATCAATATTGACAAAGAGGGGACTGCTGTTTCACAGCTTGCAGCCCTGCTTGGTGTAAAAGCAACAAGTTTGTCGAGAATGCTAAACAATATGGAAGAACTTGGGTTAATATACCGTGAGGCTTCTGCAGACGATAAGCGTTCGGTTAAAGTCTACCTTACGCCGCTGGGCTACGAGAAAAGGCACATGGCAAAGGGGGTGGTGATTGCTTTCAACGAATATCTAAACAAGAACCTGAGTACTATAGAAAAAAACAACCTGCTGCTGACCTTGCAAAAATTGAACAAACTTACATTGGCATATAAAATTCCTGATGAAACGATTATAAACACACCACCTGCAAATCTGGAGAGATAG
- a CDS encoding 3-hydroxyacyl-CoA dehydrogenase/enoyl-CoA hydratase family protein produces the protein MNKKINKVAVLGSGIMGSRIACHFANIGVEVLLLDIAAKDGDKNSVVNAALQTAVKTNPSPVYSKKVLAKIVTGNFEDDMPGISGYDWIIEVVVENLDIKKKVFDQVEQYRKPGTLVTSNTSGIPIHLMAEGRTEDFKANFCGTHFFNPPRYLRLLEIIPTPYTKPELVNFLMYYGDKFLGKTTVLCKDTPAFIANRVGVYSIMALLHLVEKMELTVEEVDKFTGPALGRPKSATFRTTDVVGLDTMIKVSKGLYDNCPDDKAHELFKLPAYVEKMEANKWLGDKTGQGFYKKTKSAEGKTEILALNLKTLEYRPQEKVKSATLDLTKSIENVRDRMKVFASGKDKAAELFRASFFGLFEYVSDRIPEISNELYRIDDAMRAGFAWDLGPFEVWDAVGVAEAIEGMKKYGHEAAAWVQEMLAAGNTSFYKVEDGIRKYYDIPSKSYKAVPGTEEFIILDNLRSNKVLWKNSGASIIDLGDGIINVEFHSKMNTIGGDTLQAINKAIDMAEKDYRGVVIGNDGANFSAGANVGMIFMMAVEQEWEELNMAVRMFQNTSMRIRYSSIPVVVAPHNLTLGGGCEFSLHADHVQLNAETYMGLVEFGVGVIPGGGGTKEFALRASDEFKDDQIVQGVLRDRFLTIGMAKVSTSAVEAFELGYLQKDKYSISMNRSRLIADAKAKAIELADAGYTKPVQRKDIKVLGKQGLGIIYAGANTMYSGHYISEHDKKISEKLGWVMCGGDLSSPTEVTEQYLLDLEREAFLSLCGERKTLERIQSIVTKGKPLRN, from the coding sequence ATGAACAAAAAGATAAATAAAGTAGCGGTACTGGGCTCAGGTATCATGGGGTCCCGTATTGCATGTCACTTTGCGAATATAGGGGTGGAGGTGCTTTTGCTGGATATTGCCGCGAAAGATGGAGATAAGAACAGCGTTGTGAATGCGGCCCTGCAAACTGCAGTAAAAACAAATCCCTCCCCTGTTTATTCTAAGAAAGTTCTCGCCAAGATTGTGACTGGTAATTTTGAGGATGATATGCCTGGAATCTCGGGTTACGACTGGATCATAGAGGTAGTGGTAGAGAACCTGGACATTAAAAAGAAAGTATTTGACCAGGTAGAGCAATACCGCAAACCCGGAACACTGGTCACTTCAAATACCTCAGGTATCCCTATTCATCTGATGGCAGAAGGAAGGACAGAGGATTTTAAGGCGAACTTTTGCGGGACACACTTTTTTAATCCGCCAAGGTATTTACGTTTACTTGAAATTATACCAACCCCTTACACCAAACCGGAGTTGGTCAACTTTCTGATGTATTATGGCGATAAGTTTTTGGGCAAAACTACGGTTTTATGCAAAGATACTCCGGCATTTATTGCCAACAGGGTAGGCGTTTACTCGATCATGGCATTGCTGCACCTGGTAGAAAAAATGGAACTTACGGTAGAGGAGGTCGACAAATTTACAGGTCCGGCTCTAGGCCGGCCTAAATCGGCCACCTTCCGCACTACCGATGTAGTTGGTCTGGATACCATGATCAAAGTGTCAAAGGGACTTTATGACAATTGTCCTGACGACAAAGCACATGAGTTGTTTAAGCTGCCAGCCTACGTAGAAAAAATGGAGGCCAATAAATGGCTTGGCGATAAGACCGGGCAGGGTTTTTATAAGAAAACAAAATCTGCAGAGGGCAAGACGGAGATCCTGGCACTTAACCTGAAAACGTTGGAATACCGGCCGCAGGAAAAAGTGAAATCTGCTACGCTTGACCTGACAAAGAGCATTGAGAATGTGAGAGACCGCATGAAGGTGTTTGCCAGTGGAAAGGATAAAGCCGCTGAACTGTTCAGGGCTTCTTTTTTCGGTCTTTTTGAATATGTATCAGACAGGATTCCCGAAATATCCAACGAATTGTACAGGATCGATGATGCCATGCGTGCGGGCTTTGCCTGGGATTTAGGACCCTTTGAGGTGTGGGATGCGGTAGGTGTGGCAGAAGCCATTGAGGGTATGAAAAAATACGGGCACGAAGCTGCAGCCTGGGTGCAGGAAATGCTTGCTGCCGGAAATACTTCTTTTTATAAGGTAGAAGATGGCATCAGGAAGTACTACGATATTCCATCCAAAAGCTATAAAGCTGTGCCAGGTACCGAAGAATTTATTATTCTGGATAATTTAAGGTCCAATAAAGTGCTTTGGAAAAATTCAGGCGCTTCTATCATTGATCTGGGCGATGGCATCATCAATGTTGAATTCCATTCGAAAATGAATACGATAGGTGGTGATACTTTACAAGCCATCAATAAAGCCATTGATATGGCCGAAAAGGATTACAGGGGGGTAGTGATTGGTAACGATGGGGCTAATTTCTCGGCCGGGGCCAATGTGGGGATGATTTTTATGATGGCTGTGGAGCAAGAGTGGGAAGAGTTGAACATGGCGGTTCGGATGTTCCAAAATACCTCCATGAGGATCAGGTATTCGTCCATACCTGTTGTAGTTGCACCACATAACTTAACCCTGGGCGGGGGTTGTGAGTTTAGCTTACACGCCGATCATGTGCAGTTGAACGCCGAGACTTATATGGGGCTGGTTGAATTTGGTGTAGGGGTAATCCCTGGCGGGGGCGGAACAAAGGAATTTGCCCTGCGTGCCTCGGATGAATTTAAGGATGATCAGATTGTGCAGGGCGTGTTAAGGGATCGGTTCCTGACTATAGGAATGGCTAAGGTTTCTACCTCTGCGGTCGAAGCATTTGAATTGGGGTACCTGCAGAAAGATAAGTATTCCATTAGTATGAACCGGAGCAGATTGATTGCAGATGCAAAGGCTAAAGCAATTGAACTGGCTGATGCCGGTTATACCAAACCTGTTCAAAGAAAGGACATTAAAGTGCTGGGCAAGCAGGGATTGGGGATTATCTATGCCGGAGCCAATACCATGTACTCGGGGCATTACATTTCGGAACACGACAAGAAAATCTCTGAGAAACTCGGCTGGGTCATGTGTGGCGGGGATTTGTCTTCTCCAACTGAGGTAACTGAGCAATACTTGCTGGACCTCGAAAGGGAAGCGTTTTTGTCGCTTTGCGGGGAAAGGAAGACCCTTGAGCGCATCCAGAGTATAGTCACAAAAGGTAAACCGCTTAGAAATTAA
- a CDS encoding acetyl-CoA C-acyltransferase — protein sequence MQEAYIIAGYRTAVGKAPRGVFRFTRADDLAADVIRHLVATVPNLNKEQIDDVIVGNATPEAEQGLNIARMISLMGLDTDKVPGVTVNRYCASGLETIATAVAKIRSGMADCIIAGGVEVMSGMPFGGWKIVPNAEVARVNPDWYWGMGLTAEAVAKEYNVSREDQDVFAYQSHQKAVDAIKNGHLKAGVLPITVNENYLDADMKKKTRSYVVDTDEGPRADTSIEKLAKLKPVFAADGCITAGNSSQTSDGAAFVLVVSEKKMKELGAEPIARLVSYGIAGVPPRIMGIGPIYAIPRALEQARMTLDQIELIELNEAFASQSLAIVRELNLNPEILNVNGGAIALGHPLGCTGAKLSVQLFNELKRRNQKYGMVTMCVGTGQGAAGIFEVY from the coding sequence ATGCAGGAAGCATATATTATAGCAGGATATCGTACCGCAGTGGGCAAGGCCCCGCGTGGGGTATTTCGTTTCACAAGGGCCGATGATCTGGCTGCAGATGTGATCAGGCACCTGGTGGCAACTGTGCCGAACCTGAATAAAGAACAGATTGATGATGTGATTGTAGGTAATGCGACCCCGGAAGCAGAGCAGGGGCTAAATATCGCCAGGATGATCTCGCTGATGGGCCTGGATACAGATAAAGTTCCGGGCGTAACGGTAAACCGTTACTGCGCATCTGGCCTGGAGACAATAGCAACGGCTGTGGCGAAGATCAGGAGTGGAATGGCTGATTGTATCATTGCTGGGGGAGTCGAGGTCATGTCGGGCATGCCGTTCGGGGGATGGAAAATTGTTCCTAATGCCGAAGTAGCCAGGGTGAACCCTGATTGGTACTGGGGTATGGGCTTAACTGCAGAAGCTGTGGCTAAAGAATACAATGTAAGCAGGGAAGATCAGGATGTGTTTGCGTATCAATCGCACCAGAAGGCAGTTGATGCCATTAAAAACGGGCATCTGAAAGCAGGGGTATTGCCCATTACGGTAAATGAAAACTATCTGGATGCAGATATGAAGAAGAAAACGCGCAGTTACGTAGTGGACACAGACGAGGGGCCAAGAGCAGATACCTCTATAGAAAAACTGGCTAAGCTGAAACCGGTATTTGCTGCCGATGGATGTATTACCGCTGGTAACTCTTCGCAAACTTCTGACGGGGCAGCTTTTGTACTGGTGGTTTCTGAAAAGAAAATGAAGGAACTGGGGGCAGAGCCCATTGCCAGGCTGGTGAGTTATGGTATTGCAGGTGTACCACCCCGGATTATGGGAATCGGGCCAATTTATGCCATTCCAAGGGCGCTGGAGCAAGCGAGGATGACGCTGGATCAGATAGAATTGATAGAACTGAATGAAGCCTTTGCTTCACAGTCCTTGGCTATTGTAAGAGAGCTGAACCTAAACCCGGAAATTTTGAATGTAAATGGAGGGGCAATTGCTCTTGGACATCCATTGGGCTGTACCGGGGCTAAATTGTCCGTGCAATTATTTAATGAATTGAAAAGAAGAAACCAGAAATACGGCATGGTAACCATGTGTGTGGGTACCGGACAAGGTGCTGCGGGTATTTTTGAAGTGTATTAA
- a CDS encoding acyl-CoA dehydrogenase family protein, whose product METTDKKTIKGGEFLITETAFQDVFIPEEFDEEQNMIAQTCRDFLAAEVYPNLDRIDAQEEGLMQSLMDKAGELGILGVSIPEEYGGFGKNFNTSMLVADVIGAGHSFAVALSAHTGIGTLPILYYGTPEQKSKYIPKLGTGEWKAAYCLTEPNSGSDANSGKTKAKLSADGKHYVINGQKMWITNGGFADVFIVFAKIDDDANLTAFIVEREFGGITMNPEEHKMGIKGSSTRQVFFNDCQVPVENMLSERQNGFKIAVNILNIGRIKLAAAAIGASKAVIDTAVNYSNERIQFDRQISKYGAIRYKLAEMATKVYAVESANYRAGQNIDDAYDALVAGGMDAGKAKLKSTEQFAVECAILKVWGSEALDYVVDEGVQIYGGMGFSADAPMDRAYRDARINRIFEGTNEINRLLTVDMMLKRAMKGELDLMTPATAVAAELMSIPDFGEEDTTLFAAEKKIIRNLKKATLMVAGAAVQKLMMSLSKEQEILMNIADMASYVYVAESAMLRTEKLVNMRGEPACEGQLNMMRIYLVEAVDAVQKAGKEALWAFAEGDEQRMMMVGLKRFTKMDAFNVKEARQKVAQQLIAANKYCY is encoded by the coding sequence ATGGAAACTACAGACAAAAAGACTATTAAAGGGGGCGAATTTTTGATTACTGAGACTGCCTTCCAGGATGTATTTATTCCTGAAGAATTTGATGAGGAGCAAAATATGATTGCTCAGACCTGTCGTGATTTTCTGGCGGCAGAGGTGTATCCTAACCTGGACAGAATAGATGCCCAGGAAGAGGGTTTGATGCAGTCGCTGATGGATAAGGCAGGTGAGCTGGGTATTTTAGGCGTATCTATCCCTGAAGAATATGGTGGCTTTGGCAAAAACTTCAACACTTCTATGCTTGTGGCCGATGTAATTGGTGCAGGACATTCTTTTGCCGTTGCCCTATCTGCGCACACTGGTATTGGGACTTTACCTATATTGTACTATGGTACTCCGGAACAGAAAAGCAAATATATTCCTAAGCTAGGCACCGGAGAATGGAAAGCGGCCTATTGCCTGACTGAGCCGAACTCCGGTTCAGATGCCAACTCGGGGAAAACGAAAGCAAAGTTATCGGCAGATGGCAAACATTATGTGATCAACGGTCAGAAAATGTGGATCACTAATGGTGGGTTCGCAGATGTATTTATCGTTTTTGCCAAAATTGATGACGACGCAAACTTAACAGCATTTATTGTTGAACGTGAGTTTGGGGGAATTACGATGAACCCTGAAGAACATAAAATGGGAATTAAGGGTTCTTCTACACGCCAGGTGTTTTTTAATGATTGCCAGGTACCGGTAGAAAACATGTTGTCGGAACGTCAGAATGGATTTAAGATTGCTGTAAATATTCTGAATATCGGCCGTATTAAACTGGCCGCTGCCGCCATAGGCGCATCGAAAGCCGTAATTGACACCGCAGTAAACTATTCAAATGAACGTATCCAGTTTGACCGTCAGATTTCTAAGTACGGGGCAATAAGATACAAGCTGGCCGAAATGGCTACTAAGGTTTATGCGGTGGAGTCGGCAAATTATCGTGCCGGTCAGAATATCGATGATGCCTATGATGCCTTGGTTGCAGGTGGCATGGATGCAGGTAAGGCCAAACTGAAATCAACAGAGCAGTTTGCGGTTGAGTGTGCCATATTGAAAGTATGGGGCTCGGAAGCATTGGATTATGTGGTAGACGAAGGCGTGCAGATTTACGGCGGTATGGGATTCTCTGCTGATGCACCAATGGATAGGGCCTATCGTGATGCAAGGATCAACAGGATATTTGAAGGAACCAATGAGATCAACAGGTTGCTTACCGTAGACATGATGCTGAAGCGTGCGATGAAAGGTGAGCTGGACCTGATGACTCCCGCTACTGCCGTGGCTGCTGAACTAATGTCTATACCTGATTTTGGTGAAGAAGATACCACACTTTTTGCTGCTGAGAAGAAAATCATCAGGAACCTGAAGAAAGCAACACTCATGGTTGCCGGGGCCGCTGTGCAGAAACTGATGATGAGTTTATCCAAAGAGCAGGAAATATTGATGAACATCGCAGATATGGCCAGCTATGTTTATGTTGCAGAATCAGCCATGCTGAGAACTGAAAAACTGGTAAACATGCGTGGAGAGCCGGCTTGTGAAGGACAGCTGAACATGATGCGTATTTATCTGGTGGAAGCAGTCGATGCTGTTCAGAAAGCAGGAAAAGAAGCATTATGGGCTTTTGCAGAGGGCGATGAGCAGCGGATGATGATGGTTGGCCTGAAGCGTTTTACGAAAATGGATGCCTTTAATGTGAAAGAAGCCCGTCAGAAAGTTGCGCAGCAGCTGATAGCCGCCAATAAATATTGCTACTAA
- a CDS encoding FKBP-type peptidyl-prolyl cis-trans isomerase translates to MLKTSALLGGVFIAGMFAACEKPAPYDEAGQALIDDAIIVKYMKDSNVVATKDPSGLYYNLIKTGKDEVNPTDTAWALYTARILKDTIDFDKSLDTTFKFNTPGYFMGWKRGVELAKVGGKVRLLIPSTLAYQNRAVSIVKTIPPNSILDITLEILSVNKDPKSRKND, encoded by the coding sequence ATGTTAAAAACCAGTGCTTTGTTGGGAGGTGTTTTTATTGCAGGTATGTTTGCGGCCTGCGAAAAACCAGCACCTTATGATGAAGCAGGGCAGGCGTTGATAGACGATGCGATCATTGTGAAATATATGAAAGACAGCAATGTTGTAGCGACAAAAGACCCCTCTGGTTTGTATTATAACCTGATCAAAACAGGTAAAGATGAAGTTAATCCAACCGATACGGCATGGGCCCTTTATACGGCCAGGATCCTGAAGGACACGATAGATTTTGACAAAAGCTTGGATACCACATTTAAGTTCAATACGCCCGGCTATTTTATGGGATGGAAAAGAGGAGTGGAACTGGCCAAAGTGGGAGGCAAGGTACGGTTGCTGATCCCTTCTACACTGGCTTATCAAAACAGGGCCGTTTCTATAGTAAAAACCATCCCCCCAAATTCAATATTAGATATCACATTAGAAATACTTTCTGTAAATAAAGACCCCAAATCACGAAAAAATGATTAA
- a CDS encoding FKBP-type peptidyl-prolyl cis-trans isomerase translates to MIKKLSLYTFALLGTLVLFNSCKKEYESVETLDTRSIKEYLAKNNIPENMDPSGFYYQIINPGTGAAVANTDSVYYTYDFKHADGTSITKNGDYTIPGTFLGYTDRFSFLTIPAVRITLGKLKKGGAARVILPSRMAFGKNGLTALGVESNEIIVIDLTLPLFNNQVEVDNFLINKFITANSLQVTTDPTRVRYIISAEGTGKTDLKETSKVNVKYTGRFLNGTTFDSSTDGVTFTLNELIPGWYKVMPGKIGTGGKIRLIIPSDLGYGQSSQTDGMGTVTIPGNSCLDFDIEIVSITN, encoded by the coding sequence ATGATTAAAAAATTATCATTATATACTTTTGCTTTATTAGGCACTTTAGTTCTTTTCAATTCCTGTAAAAAAGAGTACGAATCTGTTGAAACTCTGGACACGCGTTCGATAAAAGAATATCTTGCTAAAAATAATATTCCGGAAAACATGGATCCTTCAGGTTTTTATTATCAGATTATTAACCCGGGTACAGGTGCTGCAGTAGCCAATACCGATTCTGTGTATTATACTTACGATTTTAAACATGCCGATGGGACCAGCATTACAAAAAACGGGGACTACACTATTCCAGGGACGTTTTTAGGCTATACCGACCGTTTTAGCTTTTTGACCATACCCGCAGTCAGGATTACTTTAGGTAAATTGAAGAAAGGTGGCGCCGCAAGGGTAATTTTACCTTCAAGGATGGCTTTTGGAAAAAACGGCCTAACCGCTTTGGGAGTTGAATCTAACGAGATCATTGTGATTGACCTGACCCTGCCCTTGTTCAATAACCAGGTAGAAGTAGATAATTTCCTGATCAATAAATTCATAACAGCAAATAGCTTGCAGGTTACAACTGATCCTACTCGTGTGCGCTACATCATTTCAGCCGAAGGTACAGGGAAAACTGATCTGAAAGAGACTTCAAAAGTAAATGTAAAATATACAGGAAGGTTTTTAAACGGGACCACATTTGATTCCAGTACGGATGGTGTGACCTTTACGCTGAACGAATTGATACCTGGATGGTATAAAGTGATGCCGGGAAAAATTGGTACGGGTGGTAAAATCAGGCTCATCATACCTTCTGATTTAGGTTATGGGCAATCTTCACAAACTGATGGGATGGGAACGGTTACCATTCCTGGAAATTCCTGCCTGGATTTTGACATAGAGATTGTAAGTATTACAAACTAA
- a CDS encoding cryptochrome/photolyase family protein, translating to MKTEISICWLRRDLRIDDNAALYHALKGNYPVLLLFIFDTNILKKLCNRQDARVSFIHQTLEALNEKLKDYNSAIEIKHGTPEAAWADVLNTYQVKAIYANHDYEPYARERDDNLAEYLRSENIGFETFKDQVIFEKNEITKADGKPYTVFSPYFRQWQQQLKPFYIKPYPVHKYLGNLLKRKQLPIPNLSALGFEKAQLKFPGKNFSGKLTAYEQKRDFPAEDATTHIGLHLRFGTISIRQAVAHALNQKAEKWLSELAWREFYMMILWHFPNTIYQSFKPAYDRIKWINNESDFEKWRNGNTGYALVDAGMRQLNQTGYMHNRVRMVTASFLTKHLLIDWRWGEAYFAEKLLDYEQASNVGGWQWACGCGNDAAPYFRVFNPELQAKKFDPDNKYIHHWVPEIKQQKHVQPIVEHAFARERALRIFKEALQE from the coding sequence ATGAAAACAGAAATCAGCATCTGCTGGCTACGCAGAGACCTAAGAATTGACGACAATGCAGCACTTTATCATGCCCTTAAAGGCAACTATCCGGTATTGCTGCTCTTCATTTTTGATACAAACATCCTAAAGAAACTTTGCAACAGGCAAGACGCGCGTGTCAGCTTCATCCACCAAACCCTTGAAGCACTTAATGAAAAGCTGAAAGACTACAATTCGGCGATTGAAATCAAGCATGGAACACCAGAAGCGGCATGGGCAGATGTACTAAACACCTACCAGGTTAAAGCAATATATGCCAATCACGATTATGAACCTTATGCCCGGGAGCGTGACGATAACCTGGCCGAATACCTGCGTTCAGAAAATATCGGGTTTGAAACATTTAAAGACCAGGTAATTTTTGAGAAAAACGAAATTACAAAAGCTGATGGCAAACCTTATACGGTATTCAGCCCCTATTTTCGGCAATGGCAGCAGCAACTAAAACCATTTTACATCAAACCCTATCCTGTACATAAGTACCTCGGTAATTTACTGAAAAGGAAGCAACTCCCTATTCCCAACCTATCAGCGCTCGGCTTCGAGAAAGCTCAGTTGAAATTCCCGGGCAAAAATTTCAGCGGTAAGCTGACAGCATACGAGCAAAAACGAGATTTCCCAGCCGAAGATGCAACAACACATATCGGCCTGCACCTTCGGTTTGGCACCATCAGCATCCGACAGGCAGTGGCACACGCACTGAACCAAAAGGCCGAAAAATGGTTATCAGAACTGGCCTGGCGGGAATTTTATATGATGATACTCTGGCACTTTCCTAATACTATTTATCAGTCTTTCAAACCTGCTTATGACAGGATCAAATGGATCAATAACGAATCTGATTTCGAAAAATGGCGCAACGGCAACACCGGCTATGCACTGGTAGACGCCGGAATGCGGCAGCTCAATCAAACCGGCTACATGCATAACCGCGTACGCATGGTAACGGCCAGCTTTTTGACCAAACACCTGCTTATAGACTGGCGCTGGGGCGAAGCTTACTTTGCAGAAAAACTGCTTGATTACGAACAGGCCAGCAATGTGGGTGGCTGGCAATGGGCATGCGGATGCGGCAACGATGCAGCACCCTATTTCAGGGTCTTTAACCCCGAATTGCAAGCCAAAAAGTTCGACCCTGACAATAAATACATCCACCATTGGGTACCTGAGATCAAACAACAAAAGCATGTACAACCTATTGTTGAACATGCTTTTGCAAGGGAAAGGGCCCTGAGGATATTTAAAGAAGCCCTGCAGGAATAG
- a CDS encoding TIGR01777 family oxidoreductase, with amino-acid sequence MGKHILITGATGMIGKKLISILLKSGHEVSVLSRKQKKIPGVKVFLWDVYHHKIDQECMSGTDTIIHLAGENIAAQKWSPKRKQQIIDSRVLSTQLLYQTIKETKAPVSSFISASAVGYYGDCGDEILTEESPSGYGFMAECCQAWEQAVDKGKQLGIRIVKLRIGVILAAKEGVLASLEKPIRFFAGAALGSGKQWIPWIHIDDIVAMLVYALTQHTLSGAYNACAPFPVTNKTLTRAIAKKLHRPVWPFNVPEKVLKFILGEMSDVVFLSTNTSAEKILETDFKFKYTQLNDALTDIYGA; translated from the coding sequence ATGGGCAAGCATATTTTAATAACGGGAGCAACAGGAATGATCGGAAAAAAGCTGATCAGCATCTTATTAAAGTCAGGTCATGAGGTTTCCGTTTTATCCAGAAAACAGAAAAAAATCCCTGGCGTGAAAGTATTTTTATGGGACGTCTACCACCATAAAATTGACCAGGAATGCATGTCTGGCACAGACACCATCATCCACCTTGCGGGCGAGAACATTGCCGCACAAAAGTGGAGTCCAAAACGTAAGCAGCAAATTATAGACAGCAGGGTATTATCGACCCAGCTACTTTACCAAACCATAAAAGAGACCAAAGCCCCGGTAAGCAGCTTCATTTCGGCATCTGCTGTTGGCTATTATGGAGACTGTGGCGATGAAATCCTTACTGAAGAAAGCCCTTCGGGCTATGGCTTCATGGCAGAATGTTGCCAGGCCTGGGAGCAGGCAGTTGACAAGGGAAAGCAATTAGGCATTAGGATTGTCAAACTAAGAATTGGGGTTATCCTTGCAGCCAAAGAAGGTGTACTGGCTTCCCTTGAAAAGCCGATACGTTTTTTTGCGGGAGCTGCGCTGGGCTCGGGCAAGCAATGGATTCCATGGATTCATATTGATGATATCGTAGCTATGCTGGTTTATGCCTTAACGCAGCATACACTTTCCGGGGCCTACAATGCCTGTGCTCCGTTTCCAGTCACAAATAAAACTTTAACCAGGGCAATTGCCAAAAAACTGCATCGCCCCGTATGGCCATTCAATGTACCGGAAAAAGTACTGAAATTTATACTTGGAGAAATGAGTGATGTTGTTTTCCTGAGCACAAATACATCTGCTGAAAAAATACTGGAAACAGATTTTAAGTTTAAATATACCCAACTTAATGATGCATTAACCGATATTTACGGCGCCTGA